One genomic segment of Ancylobacter sp. IITR112 includes these proteins:
- a CDS encoding NAD-dependent epimerase/dehydratase family protein — protein sequence MTQNGYTCAHKFRMILIKRTAEGVNSGGRAENGMTQRQVAIVFGGAGFIGSHLLRRLMQSPTTRPISIDIAPPRLPVPGVDYRQGDVRDLSALTVEGGVETIFNLAAVHTTPGHPAHEYYETNIHGALEVCAFARRQGTKRIVFTSSISVYGPGEETRSEASRRQPDSAYGRSKAMAEDIHQVWLQEAAERQLVICRPAVIFGHGEGGNFTRLARLLRRGLFVYPGRRDTIKACFYVEDLVETLLHAASLDERLLLFNGCYPDRYTLEQIVETFRADHFPHARTMTVPRPLVLGVASALRPMAGAGIGIHPDRVLKLVRSTDVVPRWLESRGLVARGRLPSALQRWKDESAGAFD from the coding sequence ATGACGCAGAACGGTTACACATGCGCCCACAAATTTAGAATGATTTTAATAAAACGAACGGCAGAAGGTGTGAACTCCGGTGGACGGGCTGAGAACGGGATGACGCAGCGACAGGTCGCGATTGTTTTCGGTGGTGCCGGTTTCATCGGTTCGCATTTATTACGAAGATTGATGCAATCGCCCACGACCCGACCGATCAGCATCGACATAGCCCCGCCCAGGCTGCCGGTTCCGGGTGTCGACTACCGCCAGGGCGATGTCCGCGATCTTTCTGCATTGACGGTCGAAGGCGGCGTGGAGACGATTTTCAATCTCGCGGCGGTTCACACCACGCCCGGCCACCCGGCGCATGAATATTACGAGACGAATATTCATGGAGCCCTGGAAGTCTGCGCCTTTGCCCGCCGCCAGGGGACGAAGAGGATCGTCTTCACCAGCTCCATCTCGGTCTATGGACCCGGCGAGGAAACCAGGTCGGAAGCCTCGCGCCGCCAGCCGGACTCGGCCTATGGGCGGTCGAAGGCGATGGCGGAGGATATTCACCAGGTCTGGCTGCAGGAGGCGGCGGAGCGGCAACTGGTCATATGCCGACCGGCCGTGATTTTCGGCCATGGCGAAGGCGGCAATTTCACCCGGCTCGCCCGGCTGCTGCGCCGTGGGCTGTTCGTGTATCCGGGGCGGCGGGACACGATCAAGGCGTGCTTCTATGTCGAGGATCTCGTCGAGACGCTGCTCCATGCCGCCTCGCTGGACGAGCGGCTGCTGCTGTTCAACGGCTGCTATCCCGATCGCTACACATTGGAACAGATCGTCGAGACCTTTCGCGCCGACCATTTTCCGCATGCGAGGACGATGACCGTGCCGCGCCCGCTCGTGCTCGGCGTCGCCAGCGCCTTGCGGCCGATGGCCGGCGCGGGTATCGGCATCCACCCCGACCGTGTGTTGAAACTGGTACGCTCCACCGACGTGGTGCCGCGCTGGCTGGAATCGCGTGGCCTTGTCGCCCGGGGCCGGCTGCCTTCGGCGCTGCAACGCTGGAAAGACGAGTCCGCCGGTGCGTTCGACTGA
- a CDS encoding glycosyltransferase, protein MKVALVHYWLVGMRGGEKVLESFCRLYPQADIFTLVAEPAQLSDTLRRHRITTSFLQKIGGRRHYQKMLPLMPYALESLDLTGYDLVISSEAGPAKGVVTRPDSLHVCYCHSPLRYLWDLAPQYRAASGPLTRLAMTLFGPGLRQWDVTTAARVDAFIANSAYVAQRIGKYYRREATVIHPPVDLSRFAPAEAVDDAYLCAGQITPYKKIELAVEAFSRMGRRLDIIGEGASDQLRRRAGPGIRFLGPVSDAEMARQLARCRALVFPGVEDFGIVPLEAMASGRPVLAFGRGGATETVVDGKTGLLFHEQTAEAIIDAVQRFEAGAVTGTPEEFRAHVAQFSRDRFERRIASFIDERLARTGSPRPGGEDRSARAR, encoded by the coding sequence ATGAAGGTCGCCCTGGTTCACTACTGGCTGGTCGGGATGCGGGGCGGCGAGAAGGTGCTGGAATCCTTCTGCCGACTTTACCCGCAGGCGGATATTTTTACCCTGGTTGCTGAGCCGGCTCAGCTTTCCGACACGCTGCGGCGGCACCGGATCACCACCTCCTTCCTGCAGAAGATCGGCGGACGGCGGCACTATCAGAAAATGCTGCCGCTGATGCCTTATGCGCTGGAGAGCCTCGACCTCACCGGCTACGACCTGGTGATCTCCAGCGAGGCCGGCCCGGCGAAAGGCGTGGTGACGCGGCCGGATAGCCTGCATGTCTGTTACTGCCATTCGCCGCTGCGCTATCTCTGGGATCTCGCGCCGCAATATCGCGCCGCCTCCGGCCCGCTCACCCGGCTGGCGATGACGCTCTTCGGCCCCGGCCTGCGCCAGTGGGACGTGACCACGGCCGCGCGGGTCGACGCCTTCATCGCCAACTCAGCCTATGTCGCCCAGCGCATCGGCAAGTACTACCGGCGCGAGGCCACGGTCATTCATCCGCCGGTGGACCTCAGCCGCTTCGCCCCGGCCGAGGCGGTGGACGACGCCTATCTCTGCGCCGGCCAGATCACGCCCTACAAGAAGATCGAACTGGCGGTCGAGGCTTTCAGCCGCATGGGGCGGCGCCTCGATATCATCGGCGAGGGAGCCAGCGACCAGCTCAGGCGCCGCGCCGGGCCCGGCATCCGCTTTCTGGGTCCGGTCAGCGATGCGGAGATGGCGCGCCAACTCGCGCGCTGCCGGGCGCTGGTGTTTCCCGGCGTCGAGGATTTCGGCATCGTTCCGCTGGAGGCGATGGCCAGCGGCCGCCCGGTGCTTGCCTTCGGACGCGGCGGCGCCACGGAGACGGTGGTGGATGGAAAAACCGGCCTGCTGTTCCACGAACAGACGGCCGAGGCCATCATTGATGCCGTGCAGCGCTTCGAGGCGGGCGCCGTCACGGGCACGCCCGAGGAGTTTCGCGCCCATGTGGCGCAGTTCAGCCGTGACCGCTTCGAACGCCGGATTGCGTCCTTCATTGACGAGCGCCTCGCGCGGACGGGATCGCCCCGGCCGGGCGGGGAGGACAGGAGTGCGAGAGCCAGATGA
- a CDS encoding polysaccharide biosynthesis/export family protein: MSVGPWTSMSPARLILLVVPLLLSLAGCATAPSAPPAAADAATTTDYVLGTGDKLRLTVFNEPTLSGEFEVNSGGFISVPLIGNIKAQGETAQAVEGAITQKLAGGYVRDPRVNIEILQYRPFYIIGEVSKPGEYPYRNGMNIMSAVAVAGGFTYRANDSTVTIRRAGQTQEYSYPVTTTTMVLPGDIVRVGERLF; encoded by the coding sequence ATGAGCGTTGGTCCCTGGACATCCATGAGCCCCGCGCGGCTCATTCTGCTGGTCGTGCCGCTGCTTCTGTCGCTTGCCGGCTGCGCCACGGCACCGAGCGCGCCGCCTGCGGCGGCCGATGCGGCCACCACGACCGACTATGTCCTCGGCACCGGCGACAAGCTGCGCCTGACCGTGTTCAACGAGCCGACGCTTTCCGGCGAGTTCGAGGTCAATTCCGGCGGCTTCATTTCCGTGCCGCTGATTGGCAACATCAAGGCGCAGGGCGAGACGGCGCAGGCGGTGGAAGGCGCCATCACCCAGAAGCTGGCCGGCGGCTATGTGCGCGATCCCCGCGTCAATATCGAAATCCTGCAGTATCGCCCTTTCTACATCATCGGCGAGGTCTCCAAGCCGGGCGAGTATCCCTATCGCAACGGCATGAACATCATGAGCGCCGTGGCGGTGGCGGGCGGCTTCACCTACCGCGCCAATGATTCCACCGTGACGATCCGCCGGGCCGGGCAGACGCAGGAATATTCCTATCCCGTCACCACCACGACGATGGTGCTGCCCGGCGACATTGTGCGGGTCGGCGAGCGGCTGTTCTGA